The Deltaproteobacteria bacterium CG11_big_fil_rev_8_21_14_0_20_49_13 genome window below encodes:
- a CDS encoding phosphoribosylformylglycinamidine synthase II: MKQDTKVTADVVKQHGLSDEEYERLKKALGREPNITELGIFSVMWSEHCSYKSSKFHLKKLPTSGPFVIQGPGENAGIIDIGDGLCVAFKMESHNHPSFIEPFQGAATGVGGILRDVFTMGARPIANLNSIRFGSADHPKVPYLLKGVVAGIAHYGNCMGIPTVGGEVYFDECYNGNNLVNAFTAGIVRKEDIFKGFASGVGNPVIYIGSKTGRDGIHGATMASDVFGCGNEERRPTVQVGDPFTEKLLLEACLEAMKSDAIVGIQDMGAAGLTSSSFEMASRAGTGIEMDLDKVPLREEGMTPYEIMLSESQERMLAVSQKGREQEIIDIFKKWDLDAEVVGIVTDDGVMRVRQYGKTVCELPIAPLVHAAPVYERPIKKSTNQEKLQKLDLKKIEEPKDYNAVLKKMIGSPNLACKSWVYRQYDHMVGTDTVVLPGSDAAVLRIKGTDKGVAMTVDCNPRWCYLDPYWGSAHAIAENARNLVASGAEPRAVTDCLNFGNPERPDIMWQFEQSCLGMAAACKEFGTPIVSGNVSFYNETGKEAIYPTPCVAMVGVLNDIKTHTSQFFKDEGDVIVLFGENTEELGGSEYLKQIHGKVAGMPPPLDFNREKHLHKAVLASIGRGIVRSAHDISDGGLAVAVAECAMQDNGKTIGAEIMIEDDTTAANRLALPAVSRGVWGETSSETVVPPIRKDALLFGEGASRMIITCKKGDEELLLTIAKSFGCPAKIIGAVGGKMLIINNLISIDMDEIYKLWNGCIEVIARSEATKQSPASK, from the coding sequence ATGAAACAGGATACAAAAGTCACAGCGGACGTGGTAAAACAGCACGGACTTTCGGATGAAGAGTACGAGCGCTTAAAAAAAGCCCTGGGAAGGGAACCTAATATAACCGAGCTCGGGATATTCTCCGTTATGTGGAGCGAGCATTGTTCGTACAAGAGCTCAAAATTTCATCTGAAGAAACTTCCGACATCCGGCCCTTTCGTTATTCAAGGTCCGGGAGAAAATGCCGGCATCATTGATATCGGTGACGGCCTTTGCGTTGCATTCAAGATGGAGTCGCACAATCACCCTTCCTTCATTGAACCCTTTCAGGGGGCGGCGACCGGCGTCGGCGGAATTTTAAGGGACGTCTTTACAATGGGTGCGCGTCCCATAGCGAATCTTAACTCCATTCGTTTTGGTTCCGCAGACCATCCAAAGGTGCCTTACCTGTTGAAGGGTGTCGTTGCTGGGATAGCGCACTACGGCAACTGCATGGGTATTCCAACGGTTGGCGGCGAGGTATATTTTGACGAATGCTACAACGGAAATAATCTTGTTAACGCCTTCACGGCCGGCATCGTCCGCAAAGAGGATATCTTCAAGGGATTCGCATCCGGAGTCGGCAATCCGGTGATCTATATTGGAAGTAAGACCGGACGTGACGGCATCCACGGCGCTACGATGGCGTCCGACGTCTTTGGATGTGGCAACGAAGAGAGAAGGCCAACCGTTCAGGTCGGCGATCCCTTCACAGAAAAGCTCCTGCTCGAAGCGTGCCTTGAGGCGATGAAGTCCGACGCCATCGTCGGCATTCAGGATATGGGTGCGGCAGGTCTTACCAGTTCATCGTTCGAAATGGCGTCGCGCGCCGGGACCGGCATTGAGATGGACCTCGACAAAGTTCCCCTTCGCGAGGAGGGAATGACTCCTTATGAGATAATGCTTTCTGAATCGCAGGAGAGGATGCTTGCGGTCTCGCAGAAAGGCCGCGAGCAGGAGATAATAGACATCTTCAAAAAGTGGGACCTCGATGCCGAGGTCGTAGGCATAGTTACCGACGACGGTGTCATGCGGGTTCGTCAGTACGGGAAGACTGTTTGCGAACTTCCCATCGCGCCTCTTGTCCATGCGGCGCCAGTCTATGAAAGACCTATCAAAAAGTCAACGAATCAGGAAAAGCTCCAGAAGCTCGACCTTAAGAAAATAGAAGAGCCCAAAGATTATAACGCTGTGCTGAAGAAGATGATCGGCTCGCCAAACCTTGCCTGCAAGTCGTGGGTATATCGTCAGTATGACCATATGGTCGGGACCGATACGGTCGTCCTGCCGGGAAGTGATGCCGCGGTCCTTAGAATTAAGGGGACAGATAAAGGCGTTGCCATGACTGTCGACTGCAACCCGCGCTGGTGTTATCTGGACCCGTATTGGGGTTCGGCACATGCGATAGCCGAGAACGCCAGAAACCTTGTGGCAAGCGGGGCCGAGCCGCGGGCGGTGACCGATTGCCTTAACTTTGGAAATCCGGAGCGGCCGGATATCATGTGGCAGTTCGAACAATCGTGCCTTGGCATGGCCGCGGCATGCAAGGAGTTCGGAACCCCTATTGTTTCGGGAAATGTGAGCTTTTACAATGAGACCGGAAAAGAGGCGATATATCCGACACCTTGCGTTGCAATGGTAGGAGTTCTGAACGACATAAAGACCCACACATCGCAGTTCTTTAAAGATGAAGGGGATGTGATCGTTCTCTTTGGAGAGAACACCGAAGAGCTGGGCGGAAGCGAATATCTGAAACAGATCCACGGAAAAGTTGCGGGAATGCCGCCGCCCCTTGATTTTAACAGAGAGAAACATCTTCATAAGGCGGTGCTCGCATCCATCGGCCGCGGAATTGTCAGGTCGGCGCACGATATAAGCGACGGCGGTCTGGCGGTTGCCGTTGCAGAGTGCGCCATGCAGGATAACGGAAAGACCATCGGCGCAGAAATTATGATCGAAGACGATACAACAGCGGCGAACCGTCTGGCTTTGCCAGCGGTGAGCCGAGGGGTTTGGGGGGAAACGTCTTCCGAGACGGTCGTTCCCCCCATCAGAAAAGACGCCCTTCTATTCGGCGAGGGCGCCTCTAGGATGATAATCACCTGCAAAAAGGGAGACGAAGAGCTTCTTTTAACGATAGCAAAATCGTTCGGCTGTCCCGCAAAGATAATAGGTGCGGTCGGCGGAAAGATGCTGATAATTAACAACCTCATCTCCATCGACATGGATGAGATCTATAAACTTTGGAACGGCTGTATAGAGGTCATTGCGAGGAGCGAAGCGACGAAGCAATCTCCCGCATCCAAGTAA
- a CDS encoding adenylosuccinate lyase encodes MIPRYSREEVSKIWSDGFRYKTWLDIEVHACEAWGKLGKIPKSSLEVIKKKAGSVDLSRIEEIEKTTRHDVIAFLTAVAESVGTDSRFIHMGMTSSDVLDTAFAYQLKIATSVILEDIDKLLGVLKKRAIELKDVPVIGRSHGIHAEPTSFGIRFVIWYAEFSRLKEILKLAAEHVSVGKISGAVGTFANVPPEVEEYVCKKMGLGVEPVSTQIVSRDRHAHYFSTLALIASSIEKIATEIRHLQRTEVLEAEEPFTKGQKGSSAMPHKRNPVLSENLCGLARIVRANSVAAMENVALWHERDISHSSVERVIGPDSTILIDFMLTRLTKMLDGLVVYPDSTKRNLAKLGGLVHSQRILLALIEAGMTREDAYRVVQENAMKVWADVRAGKNADFNELLKKNADIKKYLKPGDIDKLFDLKYHLKHVDTIYRRVFK; translated from the coding sequence ATGATACCCAGGTATTCAAGAGAGGAAGTTTCAAAGATCTGGAGCGATGGTTTTAGATACAAAACGTGGCTCGATATTGAGGTTCACGCCTGCGAAGCGTGGGGAAAGTTAGGAAAGATCCCTAAAAGTTCACTTGAGGTCATAAAAAAGAAGGCAGGAAGTGTGGATCTTTCCCGTATTGAAGAGATAGAAAAGACCACAAGGCACGATGTCATTGCATTTCTAACAGCAGTTGCCGAAAGCGTGGGTACCGATTCGCGTTTCATCCACATGGGAATGACCTCGAGCGATGTTCTAGATACAGCGTTTGCCTATCAACTAAAAATTGCCACGAGCGTTATACTTGAAGATATAGATAAACTTCTGGGCGTGCTTAAAAAGCGCGCCATTGAACTTAAAGATGTTCCGGTGATCGGGCGCTCTCACGGGATCCATGCCGAACCGACATCTTTTGGAATAAGGTTCGTCATATGGTACGCCGAGTTCAGCCGCCTTAAAGAAATTCTAAAACTTGCGGCAGAACATGTCTCCGTAGGAAAGATAAGCGGGGCCGTGGGGACATTTGCGAACGTTCCGCCGGAGGTTGAAGAATATGTCTGCAAGAAGATGGGGCTGGGGGTCGAACCTGTCTCAACGCAGATAGTAAGCCGGGACCGTCACGCACACTATTTTTCAACGCTTGCCTTGATCGCTTCATCTATTGAAAAGATAGCCACAGAAATAAGACATCTTCAGCGCACGGAAGTGCTTGAGGCCGAAGAGCCTTTTACGAAGGGTCAAAAAGGTTCCAGCGCCATGCCGCACAAGAGAAATCCCGTTCTTTCCGAAAATCTCTGCGGCCTTGCGAGGATAGTCCGCGCCAATTCGGTTGCGGCCATGGAAAACGTTGCGCTCTGGCACGAACGCGACATCTCCCATTCTTCCGTTGAACGAGTGATAGGCCCCGATTCTACGATACTCATCGACTTCATGCTCACGCGCCTTACTAAAATGCTTGATGGCCTTGTTGTCTATCCCGATTCAACAAAAAGAAACCTTGCAAAGTTGGGAGGACTTGTCCATTCACAAAGGATCCTCTTGGCATTGATCGAGGCAGGGATGACGCGCGAAGACGCCTACAGAGTGGTTCAGGAGAACGCGATGAAGGTGTGGGCGGATGTACGCGCCGGTAAAAATGCGGACTTCAATGAACTTTTAAAGAAAAACGCAGATATCAAAAAATATCTAAAGCCGGGCGATATAGATAAGCTCTTCGATCTTAAATATCACCTGAAGCATGTGGATACGATTTATAGAAGGGTTTTCAAATAA
- a CDS encoding phosphoribosylformylglycinamidine synthase, giving the protein MLAKIYVTLKNGVLDPQGKAVKHSLATLGFNEVMDVRIGKFIELKLGKVSKSEAEAHVKDMCEKLLANTVIESYRFEVIEN; this is encoded by the coding sequence ATGCTAGCAAAAATCTACGTTACGCTTAAAAATGGCGTATTGGACCCTCAGGGTAAGGCCGTGAAGCACTCCCTTGCAACGCTCGGGTTTAATGAGGTAATGGACGTTCGCATCGGAAAGTTCATTGAGCTTAAGCTTGGCAAGGTCTCAAAGAGCGAGGCAGAGGCGCACGTAAAAGATATGTGCGAGAAACTTTTAGCGAACACGGTGATAGAAAGTTATAGATTTGAGGTGATAGAAAACTAG
- a CDS encoding amidophosphoribosyltransferase gives MCGIVGIYNHPEAANLAYLCLYALQHRGQESAGIVTSDGNKLHQLREMGHVSDIFTREKLLKLPGNNAIGHVRYSTSGESSLKNAYPFVIKYAHGWLSVAHNGNLTNYKKMRSILEKQGSIFQATVDSEVVMHLLAKGGTDSLEDRLINALKQVNGSYSFVFLSESRLIAVRDPNGWRPLVMGELQVNGGGEKSIVFASETCALDLVGAKYLREVEPGEIIICDKNGIKSIRPFAPKKKVAQCIFEYIYFARPDSHTYGRDVYNVRVGFGKELAKEHPVKADIVIPIPDSGVPAAIGYSEESGIPFQMGLIRNHYVGRTFIEPKKEIRHFGVKIKLNPIRELINGKRIICVDDSIVRGTTSMKIVKMLRDAGAKEIHMRISSPPTTWPCFYGIDTPKREELIASSKSIEEIRKFIGADSLGYLSHEALYFFAKASPKEWFCDACFTGDYPEELDDWPEMYELARSTLQK, from the coding sequence ATGTGCGGAATAGTAGGAATATATAACCATCCCGAAGCGGCCAATCTGGCCTATCTCTGCCTTTACGCCCTTCAGCATAGAGGACAAGAATCTGCCGGGATTGTTACCTCCGACGGAAATAAATTGCATCAACTCCGCGAGATGGGGCATGTGAGCGACATCTTCACCCGCGAGAAACTTCTGAAACTTCCCGGGAACAATGCCATAGGGCATGTCAGATATTCAACCTCGGGCGAATCATCGCTCAAGAATGCGTATCCGTTCGTCATAAAATATGCCCACGGCTGGCTATCCGTGGCCCACAACGGGAATCTTACGAATTACAAAAAGATGCGCTCCATTTTGGAAAAGCAGGGCTCTATATTCCAGGCAACGGTCGACTCGGAAGTGGTCATGCATCTTCTCGCAAAGGGCGGTACAGACTCTCTTGAAGATAGATTGATAAACGCCCTAAAGCAGGTCAACGGCTCTTACTCATTTGTGTTCTTGTCAGAAAGCCGGCTTATAGCCGTGCGCGATCCAAACGGATGGCGCCCCCTTGTAATGGGAGAGCTGCAAGTTAACGGGGGCGGCGAGAAGTCGATAGTGTTCGCCTCCGAAACGTGCGCGCTTGATCTTGTCGGCGCAAAATATCTCCGCGAAGTGGAGCCGGGTGAGATAATCATATGTGACAAGAACGGTATCAAGAGCATAAGGCCCTTTGCGCCCAAAAAGAAGGTGGCGCAGTGCATATTCGAGTATATCTATTTCGCGCGCCCGGACTCTCATACCTACGGCCGCGATGTTTACAATGTAAGGGTCGGTTTTGGAAAAGAGCTTGCCAAGGAACATCCGGTCAAAGCCGACATCGTTATTCCCATTCCTGATTCAGGCGTTCCTGCGGCGATAGGATATTCGGAAGAGTCGGGCATTCCTTTTCAGATGGGGCTCATAAGGAATCACTATGTCGGGAGGACCTTCATCGAGCCCAAAAAAGAGATCCGTCACTTTGGGGTCAAAATAAAACTGAACCCCATAAGAGAACTTATAAATGGGAAAAGGATCATCTGCGTCGATGATTCTATAGTTCGCGGAACAACGAGCATGAAGATAGTCAAGATGCTGAGGGACGCCGGCGCAAAAGAGATCCACATGCGTATCTCGAGCCCCCCTACCACATGGCCGTGTTTCTATGGGATAGATACCCCAAAACGCGAGGAACTTATCGCAAGTTCTAAATCGATAGAAGAGATCCGTAAGTTCATAGGCGCGGATTCGCTGGGTTATCTCTCGCATGAGGCGCTCTATTTCTTCGCCAAGGCCTCGCCAAAGGAATGGTTCTGCGACGCCTGCTTTACCGGAGATTATCCCGAAGAACTGGACGATTGGCCGGAGATGTACGAACTGGCACGATCAACTTTACAGAAATAG
- a CDS encoding phosphoribosylaminoimidazolesuccinocarboxamide synthase: MGSVKDFTVIEPATQNSTGRGVFNFSDRYSVFDWGEMPDHIYGKGAALCITSAYFFERLEEEGVKTHYLGVVEDGKPKRLKDLKGPQGSMEVKLVRVVRPRVTGSVYDYKIFKNEKNNFLIPLEVIYRNSLPEGSSVFKRLKDGSLKLESIGLKEMPTPGTKLNKPIFDVSTKMESTDRYLSWDEAKDISGLSEEELFLLQKNILRIDELLTKEAGKAKLTNEDGKVEFGFDENREMILLDTVGTLDECRFTYGGVPVSKEILRMNYRGTPWHNEVEEAKRTGGVEWKKTVVSRPERLSAGLSALVSELYKAACNEITGRLWFKNMRTVEEVLREITK; this comes from the coding sequence ATGGGAAGCGTAAAAGATTTTACGGTTATCGAGCCGGCGACACAAAACTCTACCGGCAGGGGCGTATTCAATTTTTCGGACAGATACTCGGTATTTGATTGGGGTGAAATGCCCGATCATATATACGGCAAAGGCGCCGCACTTTGTATCACATCCGCCTATTTCTTTGAGCGCCTCGAAGAAGAAGGGGTCAAGACCCATTACTTAGGTGTGGTCGAGGACGGAAAACCAAAGAGACTTAAAGACCTCAAAGGTCCGCAGGGCTCAATGGAAGTGAAGCTTGTCCGCGTTGTGAGGCCTCGGGTCACAGGTTCCGTTTATGATTACAAAATTTTTAAGAACGAAAAGAATAATTTCCTTATACCTCTGGAGGTCATATACAGAAATTCACTTCCCGAAGGTTCGAGCGTCTTCAAACGCCTGAAGGACGGTTCGCTAAAACTAGAATCTATCGGTCTTAAAGAAATGCCGACGCCGGGCACGAAGCTTAATAAGCCCATATTCGATGTTTCGACAAAGATGGAATCGACGGACAGATATCTTTCATGGGATGAGGCGAAGGATATCTCGGGCCTGAGCGAAGAAGAGCTTTTTCTTCTGCAGAAGAACATCCTTCGTATAGATGAGCTTCTTACCAAAGAGGCCGGCAAGGCAAAGCTTACGAATGAAGACGGCAAGGTGGAATTCGGTTTCGATGAAAATAGAGAGATGATCCTTTTAGACACCGTTGGGACCCTTGATGAATGCAGGTTCACATACGGCGGAGTTCCGGTAAGCAAAGAGATCCTTCGCATGAACTACAGGGGAACCCCGTGGCATAATGAGGTAGAAGAGGCAAAGAGAACGGGCGGCGTTGAATGGAAAAAGACGGTCGTGAGCCGTCCCGAAAGACTTTCGGCAGGCCTAAGCGCGCTTGTCTCCGAACTTTACAAGGCCGCGTGCAACGAGATAACGGGGCGCCTTTGGTTCAAGAACATGAGGACCGTTGAAGAGGTATTAAGGGAGATAACTAAATAA
- a CDS encoding cell filamentation protein Fic produces MLYDSKFSKLAELKNELDKYRPLKPDVLKQLKEYFRIGLTYTSNAVEGNTLTESETKVVIEDGITIAGKPVNDHMETLGHSDAYDEICELAKKRGFAEQDILKLHRLFYHRINENEAGHYRKTGVVITGTDYIPPPAAKVPSEMERFVKELQDLRNRLHPVELAAHVHLELANIHPFVDGNGRVERLLMNLVLLQNGYPIAIIPPVVRADYITALVKTNHGNSVPFFNFISCMAYETMKDYIRIIKQM; encoded by the coding sequence ATGTTGTACGATTCGAAGTTCTCAAAGCTTGCGGAGCTAAAGAACGAGCTGGATAAATATCGACCGCTTAAGCCGGATGTTTTAAAACAGCTCAAGGAGTATTTTCGTATAGGCCTTACCTACACAAGCAATGCGGTGGAAGGGAATACCCTCACCGAAAGCGAAACAAAGGTGGTCATTGAAGACGGCATAACGATAGCAGGAAAGCCGGTCAATGACCACATGGAAACCTTGGGCCACAGCGATGCCTACGACGAGATATGTGAACTTGCGAAGAAGAGAGGATTTGCCGAACAGGATATTTTAAAACTCCACCGTCTCTTTTATCACAGGATAAACGAAAATGAGGCCGGTCATTATAGAAAAACGGGCGTCGTAATAACCGGGACCGATTATATCCCTCCTCCGGCGGCGAAAGTTCCATCGGAAATGGAAAGATTCGTGAAGGAACTTCAAGATTTACGAAATAGGCTACATCCCGTAGAGCTGGCCGCGCATGTCCATCTGGAATTAGCGAACATCCATCCGTTCGTAGATGGCAACGGAAGGGTCGAAAGGCTTCTTATGAACCTTGTTCTTTTGCAGAATGGATACCCTATAGCCATTATACCGCCCGTTGTCAGGGCCGATTATATTACGGCACTTGTTAAGACGAATCATGGTAACAGTGTTCCATTCTTCAATTTTATATCGTGCATGGCGTACGAGACGATGAAAGATTATATCCGCATTATCAAACAGATGTGA
- a CDS encoding BCR family protein, producing the protein MINQETKEASLARLKRVEGQIRGIQQMVEAEKYCIEIINQINAARRALEQVALLVMKRHMGSCLADAIKTKGGEDKINELIESIDRFIR; encoded by the coding sequence ATGATAAACCAAGAGACAAAAGAGGCTTCACTTGCAAGGCTAAAAAGAGTAGAAGGGCAGATAAGGGGGATACAGCAGATGGTCGAAGCCGAAAAATACTGCATCGAAATAATAAATCAGATCAATGCGGCGCGCAGGGCCTTGGAACAGGTGGCATTACTTGTGATGAAGAGGCACATGGGAAGCTGTCTCGCCGATGCGATCAAGACAAAGGGCGGAGAAGATAAGATAAATGAACTGATAGAGTCGATAGACCGGTTCATAAGGTGA
- a CDS encoding phosphoribosylformylglycinamidine synthase I — protein sequence MKFGIVVFPGSNCDRDCFNVPKNVLGQEAVYLWHKEKDLKNVDCIILPGGFSYGDYLRCGAIAKQSPIMKSIIDFANSGGLTIGICNGFQVLTESGLLPGVLMRNATLSFICKHVKLKVENNKTPFTGKYEEGEVITVPIAHNDGNYFCDEVTLKRLKAKGQIAFSYHGENPNGAIADIAGITNERGNVLGLMPHPERISEDILGGVDGLKVFESILASKVTGQQGKQG from the coding sequence ATGAAATTTGGAATAGTGGTCTTTCCCGGTTCAAATTGTGATCGCGATTGTTTCAATGTCCCTAAGAACGTCCTGGGTCAGGAAGCGGTCTATTTATGGCACAAGGAAAAGGACCTTAAGAATGTTGATTGCATAATCCTTCCAGGCGGATTTTCTTACGGTGATTATCTTCGTTGCGGGGCCATTGCAAAACAGTCGCCCATAATGAAGTCGATAATTGATTTTGCCAACAGCGGCGGTCTTACGATAGGTATCTGTAACGGCTTTCAGGTCCTTACCGAATCCGGTCTCCTTCCGGGCGTCCTCATGAGAAATGCCACACTTTCATTCATTTGTAAGCACGTGAAGCTAAAGGTAGAGAACAATAAGACACCGTTCACCGGCAAATATGAGGAGGGTGAGGTTATAACCGTTCCCATCGCCCACAACGACGGAAACTATTTCTGCGATGAAGTTACGCTTAAACGTCTTAAGGCAAAGGGGCAGATAGCATTTTCATATCACGGTGAAAATCCCAACGGCGCCATAGCGGATATCGCAGGCATAACCAATGAACGAGGGAACGTTCTTGGCCTGATGCCTCATCCGGAACGAATAAGCGAGGACATTTTAGGCGGAGTGGATGGATTGAAGGTGTTTGAATCAATATTGGCCAGCAAAGTCACAGGCCAGCAAGGCAAGCAAGGTTAA